The Trichocoleus desertorum ATA4-8-CV12 genome includes the window CAGCTTTTGCGGTCTGTATTCGCCGGATTGATTCGGCTGATTGTTACGATCGATAGCCGGATTGAATTCTTGCCACAGCCAAATTCCCGCGATCGCACTCAAAACGGTGACTAAAACTAAAGGTAACCAGGACAAACGGGTAGCCGGAGAAGATAGTGCAGCGGGTAGTTTAATTGAACTGGTTACGGGTGGGGGAGTCGGACGAGGGATTGCCGCCAATTCACTGTTAGCAACGACTTCCGCCAAGATTCGTAAGCCTGCCGGATCGGTAAAATAAACCAGATGGTTACAAGCGACATCGACAACTTGCGGCTGAGGCGATCGATCGTGGGGAACGTTCTTGATGCTATGCACTGTCACGGCAATGTCGTTTGGCGCACCCAAAAAGGGAAACTCGATCGCGCCTTTGACCAGTTTGGCAAGCAGTGCCTGGATGCGATTTTCAGTAGTGCGGTCGGGCGGCTGGATGATCGAAGTGTTGCCCGCGACGATCGTGTACGGAACGCCCGGATCGGCGGCATCTTTGAGCGTCGTCAGAAATTCTGATCCGGGTTTCATCTGGTCGAGGTTGATGTCGATCGCTTCGCTCGCCGCCACCAAACTGCCCAGCACCTTGATCGGCAGCGCGACAGTAGACAAGCTGTTAATGCCGATTCCCAATGCGGCAATTGCCCAGTCCTGCACGGTTGCCCAGGGCGATCCGGCGTTGGGTGTGCCCAGCATGATCAAATGCTGCACGACGCGATCACCACCTTTTTGCTCGATGAAGCTGCGCGAAACTAAGCCACCCATCGAATGCGCGATGATGTGTAGCGTTTTGCTGTGATTGGCACTTAGACCCACTTTGGCAAGGCGATCGCGCAACTGCTCAGCGATCGTGCCGATCGCGGTGTTCAAATTTTCGTAGTCGAAGGTGAGGAAGAGGTCATAAATTTGTGTTAGAGCGATCGAGCCACCTTTACCATCGGGCACGATTTGCCGTACACAGGGCACAATGCTTTGCGTATCGCCGATGATACCGTGAATGAATATCGCGATGTTATTAGCTGCTGCGATGCGCTGCTTGACCGTTACAGGATCGGCTTCATAGGCGATCGAGCCGTCATCATTGACCGTCACAGCCGCCAAAATTGGGTAGGGAAATTCGAGGCCGAGCTTTTCGCTGACGACTTTTTGAAAGAAGATGCGAATCGAGCCGCCTAAACTTTTCTTCTTGTCGCTGATTGAACTGGGGAGGCGATCGAGCCGAATTTCAGTTTTGCCGTTTTGGGCTTGTCCGCGTCCGAGCGGCAGAAAAAACTCGCCATCATAAGCCACAGGCAGAATGTATTCATCTGCGGCCAGCGGTTTATCGACAATCAGTCTGAGAGGTTGAGCGGGCGTGACAGTGGCGATCGAGGCAGCATCGGACTCCTTGATCTGCAACTCCAAAGCGCTCAAGCCCGGATCAACGCCGCGACTCGTTGTGAATTGGAACGGCTGCGTATCATCCCGCAAAATCGGTGGCAGAACGTGACTGCCAACATCACGAGTCGCCTGCAAGATTGTTGTCAGCCGCGCATCGGCCTGTAAACTAGAATGAGGCAGAACGACAACGCCTGTGCCTAGATTAGTCGGTTGAGTAGCCTGAAGCGGCTGCGTGTCTTTGGGGCGAACGGTAACGATCGCAATCTGGCTCGTTAACCACTCATCGATTTCCTCCGCTTCGATGACGGCAAAATCTCTCATGGTGGCCTGCGCCATCAGGCGGTTGAGCGTACTGCGGGAGCTGGTTAAGCTGCGCGTCGTCGGGCGCGGATTGCCCAGCTTCGGCTGAATCAGCAGTGTTGGGTCAAATTCTGCGGTGCTGGCGATCAGCTTGAGGATGTCTTGATATTCGGTAACGCCCTGAGCCAAAAGGCGATCGGGGATGCTCAGCGCGATCGGACGGC containing:
- a CDS encoding caspase family protein codes for the protein MVRHVYALLVGIDQYAGSVRPLEGCVNDINAIATYLEERLDHNQYQLHVEKLLNEQATRKAVIAKFQQHLGQATHEDVALFYYSGHGSQEPAPREFWHLELDRMDETLVCWDSRTSDWDLADKELAYLIAQAAKNDPHFVIVLDCCHSGSGTRDAGQKVRHTPADRRARTVQDFIFSLQELESIALAEGGASGWNLPQGRRIVLAGCQDQELASEYSGDNQPRGAFSYFLLDTLQKANGTLTYRELFKRSSALVRSRIKTQTPQIEVSQAEDLDLPFFNDAAAIAPRQPYFTLSYERDCWAIDAGAVHGIPHSIDDPVRLALYPQGSPSEQMRQIDQAIAQAEVIEVLPHQSIVKFTQGGERFTCDTVLNAMIVSLPLPVFGVYFEGDAGAIDLVQQEMQIASGGKPSLYVRRVETRQEAQYRLLARGDELLITKPTDDRPLVEQLVGYSHNARKVVQNLEHIARWTSIVELQNLATGSLPPDVIKLRFYQDASGSLELKEAPLRLEYELEQGKWKKPAFYLQLENVSDRRLYCTLLDLTEEYSISAPLFPNTNGGIWLEAGQAVWAFDRRPIALSIPDRLLAQGVTEYQDILKLIASTAEFDPTLLIQPKLGNPRPTTRSLTSSRSTLNRLMAQATMRDFAVIEAEEIDEWLTSQIAIVTVRPKDTQPLQATQPTNLGTGVVVLPHSSLQADARLTTILQATRDVGSHVLPPILRDDTQPFQFTTSRGVDPGLSALELQIKESDAASIATVTPAQPLRLIVDKPLAADEYILPVAYDGEFFLPLGRGQAQNGKTEIRLDRLPSSISDKKKSLGGSIRIFFQKVVSEKLGLEFPYPILAAVTVNDDGSIAYEADPVTVKQRIAAANNIAIFIHGIIGDTQSIVPCVRQIVPDGKGGSIALTQIYDLFLTFDYENLNTAIGTIAEQLRDRLAKVGLSANHSKTLHIIAHSMGGLVSRSFIEQKGGDRVVQHLIMLGTPNAGSPWATVQDWAIAALGIGINSLSTVALPIKVLGSLVAASEAIDINLDQMKPGSEFLTTLKDAADPGVPYTIVAGNTSIIQPPDRTTENRIQALLAKLVKGAIEFPFLGAPNDIAVTVHSIKNVPHDRSPQPQVVDVACNHLVYFTDPAGLRILAEVVANSELAAIPRPTPPPVTSSIKLPAALSSPATRLSWLPLVLVTVLSAIAGIWLWQEFNPAIDRNNQPNQSGEYRPQKLSMIKFKFLKF